The DNA sequence GGAGGCGCTTAATACAGCCGAGAGTATCCTGGAAACCAATCCTGATGATGTGGATGCAATTTCATTCATCCTGCGCGACCTTTTTGACAAGCATGATTACGAAAAGTTCCTTGCCAGGGTATCAAATGTTACCAGTAATGAGATCAGGTCAAGGTTTTCAGGGATGGTTGCAGCCAGCATGCTTAGTACCGGCAGGCTTGATGACGCCATGAATACTGTGTTATCAAATCCTGAAGTACTTGATTCTGAATATTTCATAGATTCTGTGTATTCGAGCCTGAACAAGGACAAGGAAATTCAGGATCTTACGGACGCAATGGCAAAGCTAAAGGCCAAAAACCCTCTGATAGACATGGTAATTGGAAACTTGCGTGGAAAGAGGATCGTTGTCGTTGACACACCGCCCCAGATCATAGGGGAGTCGCCACCATTGTCCATAGCCGCAATACTGACATTCGATAACGTCGGGAACTTCCCTGACGTTGTTCCTGACGTTATCAGGAAATTCATTTCCAATCCAAAGTACAAGAGGATCCAGGTTATAGTGGATACAATTACCGAGATATATTCTGGTAAAGTGCCCAAGGACATTTTGATATTCTCGCAGTTTCATTTTCCGGTCGTCAGGGCGCTCATAAACAGTGGTAACCTGGAAAGGGCCAGGACTCAGCTTCTGACAATGTCGGATCTCCGGAACAGGGACCCGTTTTATAATTATGCTGAGGCATTTCTTCTCTTCAAGGAAGGAGACCTCGCCCAGTCATCCAAATCTATATCGAGAGCGATTTCAATGCTCTCAAATGCAATTTTCTTTGACCTGGAAATCGCCCTGAATCTCGCTGAGAATGACGAAAAAGATGCTCTGGCATCCTTTGAACTTGCTCTTGCGATAGGAGGAGAGGATTCAATCAATTTTGAAAATATTGATCTGTATATCAAGAAAAACGGAGCGGCAGCTTTCAGGGACAAACTTGTAGAGATCGTTGGCAAGAGGGAGATTTCGAGCGTATGGCTTTTCAGGATTAATAGGGATAAGTTCGTAGAAAACAAGAACTTCGATGAGGCCCTGAATTATTCCGAGAGAATCGTAGGCGGGACAGGAGTCAGTATTGAAGATGTCCGCGTCCATGTCACTATCCTGGATGCCCTTAAAATGGGAGATTCTGTCATTGATTTCCTCATCCGCGAAGAGGGAAAGATCCAAGGCGGAGCTATTGAGGTAATGATCGGCGACTGGTATTATGCAAAGACTGATTACAAGGAGGCTCTTTCATATTATTCCGAAGCCATATCAAAGGGCTACGGTAAGGAAAAAATAGGGAACTACGTGGAAACGCTTTTGGAAACAAAGAATTTCGATGAAGCCAGGAAGCTGATTGGAATAGCTGATCCTAACGGCATGTCACAGCTCAAGCTTTACTACAAGACCGGGGAAATCCAGAAAATAATAGACCTCCTCCGGAAGATAAGGGTAGAAACGAAGGATGATGAGGAACGCATTGCGTATGTATCGAGGGTACTCTGGATAAACCGCGAGGTAAGAGACTTGCTTATTGGAATATACCAGCAGGAAGGATTCCTGTTTTTAGGGAAAATAATTTCTGACAGGCTGATTGAATCTAACGACTTTGAGAAAGCAATAGAAGTAATGAAAAACATTCAAAAAAATTATCCTGATAACGTGGAGAATCTGGTAAAGCTCTCAGGCGCTTACGAGAAAATGGGCAAGTTCCATGAATCCATAGACGTTCTTCACTCAGCACTGAGACACACAAGGACAGGGAACTCAACCTTAATCATAGTGGACAACCTGCTCCGGATATATTATCAGCAGAATATGTTCCTGGAAATCAGGAAGTTCTATGAACAGAACAGGGAATTTGTGGATTCAACCAACATTCACTTTATCGTGCGTAGTTATCTCAACCTTGGTGAATATGATACCGCTGAGGCAATTGTTGGCCATTTTCATGGCTCACTTGTGAGCAATGAAGCGTTCAACGAATTCATGGAAGAGATAGATCACGTAAAGAAAACCCAGGCTGTGATGGGGTACATGGATCGCATGCTGAAGCTTGAATATAAGCTGGGAAAGAAGTTTTCCACAGGAGAAGCTGTATCGGTGGCAGACATTCCAATTGATGCAGTAGAGGATGTGTTCTCCCTTCTGGCAAGCGATAGCGGATATTCCGACATTAATGAGGATAAATACGAAATACTGAGCAGGGACATAATACAGAAGGCCTGCAGGAAGACAAAGGTCAACAGTATCTCAGACCTGAGCATCAGCGTGATTTACAACAACATGGCAAGGAAAGACGTAATTGTTGCCAAGAACATTTATGCCTATATCAAAAAAGAGGTTGGTACGGTCAGGAAACCGCGGATTGAGGACCAGGAACTCCAGAAACTGCTTAAAATTGCACTCAAGCAGGATGTGGACCATGATCCTTTCAGGGTAGCATGCAAACTGAATACAGGAATCTCTGAGGCAATGGAGGTTATTGCCCTGATGAATTATGTATCGGCCGTAAATGCAGGTGGTAGATCAGGAAATGTTTAGGGGTTATTTCACTTCAACAAGCAGGGAAGAAACAAGGGACATACTGATCTCAATCGGTGCGCTGACTCTTGCGTTCTTTGTCTACAATTTTGTTCAGGACCGTGCACCAATGAATGGGTACAATGCGCTTGTTTACTTGCTGGAAGCCTTCGTTGGCATGGTCACGGCATTCCTTTTGCATGAACTCTCACACCGATATGTGGCCAGGAATTATGGCGGGATCGCGTATTTCAGGATGTGGCCGTTCGGAATCGTGCTGGCCCTTGTGACATCGCTGATCGGGTTCATATTCGCGGCTCCCGGCGCAGTTAATATCTCCGGGGTATATGGGCGTGAACAGATTGGGAAAACAGCCCTTGCAGGACCCATGACAAATCTGGTACTGGGCACTGCAGCTCTTGGAGTATTTTTCCTATCCGCTCCAGGATCACTTATCGGAGCTGTATCTTACTTTGTGGCAACCATTAACCTTTGGTTTTCGCTCTTTAACATGATTCCCTTCCCGCCACTCGACGGTTCGAAGGTCATAAGCTGGAACATCGGTTATTATGCAATATTTGTGGCTGCGTCCCTCGTGATGAATGTGTATATCTTCATTGGATAGTGATTACAGGAGCTTTCTGAAACCGTCATCCTCGCTAGTAAGGAAAAAAATTGAATTCTCCCCAACATCTATGCGGTATCTTATTGTGGCAGTCACGCTGCTGTCCCGCAGTCGTAATATCAGCTCATCATGACCTTTCAGGTATTCCCAGATTCCAATACCCGGCTTCACGATCAGGCCTATGTATGGCGGATCCATGGATGCTACGAACGCATTGTTAAGTTTTTCCTCGTTGGTTTTTCCGTTATAATAGAAAGAGGCAGATACTTCCATTCTTCCGTATCCTGTTCAGCTAAATAATTTCTATCTGCACTGACATTGTGCCACATGGCAGG is a window from the Thermoplasmatales archaeon genome containing:
- a CDS encoding Zn-dependent protease, which produces MQVVDQEMFRGYFTSTSREETRDILISIGALTLAFFVYNFVQDRAPMNGYNALVYLLEAFVGMVTAFLLHELSHRYVARNYGGIAYFRMWPFGIVLALVTSLIGFIFAAPGAVNISGVYGREQIGKTALAGPMTNLVLGTAALGVFFLSAPGSLIGAVSYFVATINLWFSLFNMIPFPPLDGSKVISWNIGYYAIFVAASLVMNVYIFIG
- a CDS encoding putative PEP-CTERM system TPR-repeat lipoprotein, with translation MPNADSDLHGREELRILIREIYSSRSRQEKESRIIDLVRKLESSPPSQEELKYPEFSQDIKKLIMSIQKINSPGTAGLALELMQIAPDDRDVKLFYSASIFNQSEPDAFVDLVYKDSDFCQDADTEVRLFNSYNNITDPAKPAVYFSMCGKYDQKMFARYLDGDLDDDVNSQIIKNFQAKNRYDDLSRFLEELCRRDKSITYLIELINAYQRTGELGKMSKVLGELNYDEIEDVDSFLILIKKSMASGNYSLASEIARHALSEYPEDHQLMTALGESLYLSDNYKGSLEVFTAIHSKFKDDYDAVRRLIDISEKLHDLNGMISWINVLCSQLICSKEEIIKKISAEIELSMFDDAYRDIREQNSPVKDVVFSKLLMNLNLKLGKVTEALNTAESILETNPDDVDAISFILRDLFDKHDYEKFLARVSNVTSNEIRSRFSGMVAASMLSTGRLDDAMNTVLSNPEVLDSEYFIDSVYSSLNKDKEIQDLTDAMAKLKAKNPLIDMVIGNLRGKRIVVVDTPPQIIGESPPLSIAAILTFDNVGNFPDVVPDVIRKFISNPKYKRIQVIVDTITEIYSGKVPKDILIFSQFHFPVVRALINSGNLERARTQLLTMSDLRNRDPFYNYAEAFLLFKEGDLAQSSKSISRAISMLSNAIFFDLEIALNLAENDEKDALASFELALAIGGEDSINFENIDLYIKKNGAAAFRDKLVEIVGKREISSVWLFRINRDKFVENKNFDEALNYSERIVGGTGVSIEDVRVHVTILDALKMGDSVIDFLIREEGKIQGGAIEVMIGDWYYAKTDYKEALSYYSEAISKGYGKEKIGNYVETLLETKNFDEARKLIGIADPNGMSQLKLYYKTGEIQKIIDLLRKIRVETKDDEERIAYVSRVLWINREVRDLLIGIYQQEGFLFLGKIISDRLIESNDFEKAIEVMKNIQKNYPDNVENLVKLSGAYEKMGKFHESIDVLHSALRHTRTGNSTLIIVDNLLRIYYQQNMFLEIRKFYEQNREFVDSTNIHFIVRSYLNLGEYDTAEAIVGHFHGSLVSNEAFNEFMEEIDHVKKTQAVMGYMDRMLKLEYKLGKKFSTGEAVSVADIPIDAVEDVFSLLASDSGYSDINEDKYEILSRDIIQKACRKTKVNSISDLSISVIYNNMARKDVIVAKNIYAYIKKEVGTVRKPRIEDQELQKLLKIALKQDVDHDPFRVACKLNTGISEAMEVIALMNYVSAVNAGGRSGNV